In Ciconia boyciana unplaced genomic scaffold, ASM3463844v1 HiC_scaffold_185, whole genome shotgun sequence, a single genomic region encodes these proteins:
- the LOC140646083 gene encoding LOW QUALITY PROTEIN: scale keratin-like (The sequence of the model RefSeq protein was modified relative to this genomic sequence to represent the inferred CDS: inserted 1 base in 1 codon): MSCYDLCPPKTSVAVPQPIAESCNELCARQCPDSTAFIQPPPVVVTFPGPILSSFPQQAVVGSSGAPAFGGSLGLGGLYGAGATXGLGGLCTFGRPYASPACSPCVLPRYSKKLWDTCGPC, encoded by the exons ATGTCTTGCTACGACCTGTGCCCACCGAAAACCAGCGTCGCCGTCCCCCAGCCCATCGCTGAGAGCTGCAACGAGCTGTGCGCCCGCCAGTGCCCCGACTCGACGGCCTTCATCCAGCCGCCCCCCGTCGTCGTCACCTTCCCCggccccatcctcagctccttcccccagcaagCCGTGGTGGGCTCCTCTGGAGCACCCGCCtttgggggctccctggggctggggggcctcTACGGTGCCGGAGCCA CTGGGCTCGGGGGCCTCTGCACCTTTGGCAGACCCTAcgcttctcctgcctgcagcccttgcGTCTTGCCCCGCTACAGCAAGAAGCTGTGGGACACCTGTGGGCCCTGCTAG
- the LOC140646082 gene encoding LOW QUALITY PROTEIN: scale keratin-like (The sequence of the model RefSeq protein was modified relative to this genomic sequence to represent the inferred CDS: inserted 1 base in 1 codon) has protein sequence MSCYDLCPPKTSVAVPQPIAESCNELCARQCPDSTAFIQPPPVVVTFPGPILSSFPQQAVVGSSGAPAFGGSLGLGGLYGAGATXGLGGLCTFGRPYASPACSPCVLPRHSKKLWDTCGPC, from the exons ATGTCTTGCTACGACCTGTGCCCACCGAAAACCAGCGTCGCCGTCCCCCAGCCCATCGCTGAGAGCTGCAACGAGCTGTGCGCCCGCCAGTGCCCCGACTCGACGGCCTTCATCCAGCCGCCCCCCGTCGTCGTCACCTTCCCCggccccatcctcagctccttcccccagcaagCCGTGGTGGGCTCCTCTGGAGCACCCGCCtttgggggctccctggggctggggggcctcTACGGTGCCGGAGCCA CTGGGCTCGGGGGCCTCTGCACCTTTGGCAGACCCTAcgcttctcctgcctgcagcccttgcGTCTTGCCCCGCCACAGCAAGAAGCTGTGGGACACCTGTGGGCCCTGCTag